From the genome of Candidatus Kryptobacter tengchongensis, one region includes:
- a CDS encoding Nucleotidyltransferase domain-containing protein: protein MKGKEDMKEIIKKKVKEIFEGKGIDVLKIILFGSRARGDYKENSDWDILIIVRSDLNTQEKREIAKTIRKVLAEMFIPSDIVIKSQKETEYYKDFPGSVTREALKEGIEI, encoded by the coding sequence ATGAAGGGGAAAGAGGATATGAAGGAAATTATCAAAAAGAAAGTAAAAGAAATTTTTGAAGGCAAAGGGATTGATGTCCTGAAAATCATTCTATTTGGTTCAAGAGCAAGAGGTGATTATAAAGAAAATAGCGATTGGGACATTTTAATTATTGTTAGGAGTGATTTGAACACACAGGAAAAAAGAGAAATTGCAAAAACCATAAGGAAAGTTTTAGCAGAGATGTTTATTCCATCCGATATAGTAATAAAGTCACAAAAAGAAACGGAATATTATAAAGACTTTCCGGGTTCGGTCACGAGAGAGGCTTTAAAAGAAGGAATTGAAATATGA
- a CDS encoding HEPN domain-containing protein — MEDKEFEKLDVGDLTFYAVEIRYPDEFYTPTLDEAKKAFDIAKKVKDFIFKKLSVKEEDLK; from the coding sequence ATGGAGGATAAAGAATTTGAAAAATTAGATGTGGGAGACCTTACATTTTACGCAGTTGAGATAAGGTATCCTGATGAATTTTATACACCAACGCTTGATGAAGCGAAAAAGGCATTTGATATAGCAAAAAAAGTAAAAGATTTCATTTTTAAAAAACTCTCCGTAAAAGAAGAAGACTTAAAGTAA